Part of the Prunus dulcis chromosome 8, ALMONDv2, whole genome shotgun sequence genome is shown below.
aaagatttTGTGCCTAGTGGAAATATACAACCACCACAACCAGATAGGCAGATAGCAGGAACTTCACACATAAGCTTCACAGTCTGGTTTGTTACTAATGTAAACTACGTTACAGCATAATGTCAATTAATTAAGAAGCTTCATCTGTGCCGTATTTCTCGATCTAATATCCAGGATTACAGCGGCGATTAGCATAAAAAAACGTATTTATTTTCACGTGCAAACGTGTCACACACCATTATTGCTGCTGCATGaaacagaagagagagaaaaaaaaacaaacaaacagttGCAAGTACAGATGGGGAAGACACTAAATAATAGGTATTGCCTTTTCTTGGGTATGAGGAAAAGGTTTCAATCCACTCGTGCCCTTGTTTATTTTATCACCATTGctcaaaatataatatagcATGGCATTAATATGGAGCATAATCTTAAGGTTAAGAAACTTTAGTCGTATGATTttatatgtaaaaataattggAAATGAGTTAAGATGCCAGTGAAGGGGAGACAATGCTGAGATAACACTTGGCCAAATCAAAACAATCTTGAACGGGAAAaggttgataaatttttttgtttacctTGGAGTCCTGTGTAGATTAGGCAGATGCAGCCTGTAGGCATGCCGTGGAACTATTGGAAGAAAGGTAATCACCAGAATGTATTGTACATTCAACCCAGAAACCTTCTCTTCTCTGGATGGAAAGGGAAATGGCTGccacaaattaaaattttcttgcTCACTCTGTCGAACGCGGattaaagttaaaaaatcAGTGGGGCTAACTAATGACAATCACATGGCAGACTCAGATCTCAAACCCTTCTAATTATAATGGCAATTGTACTGGCTTTCTTTCTGATTAGGGAACAGTCTAATTTGTCTAGCCTgcaaaaaaaccatttttaatatttcGGAAACACAATGCATGGTCATAAAACTAATGCATATTGCAGATCTTGCCTGCTCCCTGCTTAACAATCATGTCAAGGACCTGCAAAGAGTCGATGCCACTCGTGCAATCTCATATTTAATTTACAGATTCTGTCCAATATGTTCGTCATGACTGAATGGTTATTACATTATGAAAGCATGCAATGAGATTTTATATGCAAAATGAGTTGGTGTGCTGGTGGGAGAAGAGACATTGTGTAAACATTTCCTAGGGGACGTATAGATCCAAATCGAAATCATGTTATCTCTCACTGATGATTGAAGTGGATGGGATTCCATGTCCCCTTCCTCAACCAACACTATATATTAAGCAGATGCATGTGGAAATGAACACATCAATCTCAATTGTACATTAACAACAagctcttctcttctttcttctcacaagacacaaaaaaagaaatggctTTCCACACTCGCTCTAACAGCTTTCCCTTCAAGCCCACACCCAGTCGTTCAAGAAATTGATGAACATTTGTGTAGATTGAGGTCTTCTGAGGCCACCTctacatcatcatcatcaatcaGCCACAAACTGAGTGGCCTCCAAAACTTGCATGATTGTGTTGATAGGTTGCTTTAGTTGCCCCTCACTCAACAAGCCTTGGCACAAGAGCAGAATGAGAAATGGACTAATGAGCTATTAGATGGCTCTCTGAGGCTCTTGGATATTTGTAGCGCTGCCAAGGATGCCTTGTTGCAAACCAAGGAATGCATACAGGACCTTCAATCAATCATGCGAAGAACACAGAGAGGTGAATGTGGAGCACTCACAACTGAGGTCAGGAAATACTTGACCTCTAGGAAGATGGTGAAAAAGGCAATCCACAAAGCTATGGGAAATGTCAAGGGATCGAGTTTCTCATCCCTCAACAAGGACAATGAGACTATTGCCATTGTTAGCACTTTGAGAGATGTTGAAGCAGTCACTTTCACTGCGTTCGAGTCCCATCTTTCTTTCATCTCCGGTCCAAAATCACAGCCAAGCAGCTGGTCATTGGTCTCCAAGATGATGCAATCAAAAAAAGTAGATTGTGTGGAAGAAAGTGAAGCAAATGAGTTTGTAAAGGTGGATGGTGGCCAGcttctcaatttctctttcagGTTGCCTTTTTGATCCAAAGATAAAGTCTTTCACACAACCTTCAGCAGACTCTGTCGCCCTCTTAATCTGCCATCACAACTTTGTGCCATTACCCTTCGAAACACTTAACGTACACCAAGTATAGAAATTATTCAACAAAACCGATATCTATCAAAGGAACCTATGACAATCGCCAATTACcaatgaagaaattgaaagttTTCTAAGAcagaggaaaaaggaaaatgaacaCACAGAAGAATCTCAGCTCAGCTAAAGGCATCCTGCcttaattataatatacatggTGAGACAAAACATGCTTTACGTTAAACAATCTAGTCTTTAACCACCTAATAATACCTCAGCACTAATCTTAGCCATAATCTGTTTCGAAGGCCATGATGCTATCCTTACAGACagaaacaacaaatttttaaaaaagacaaTCAACAGCACCTCTAGCAGGCAAGGTACTTTGCAATAATGAACTCCTTTCATGTCTGCACCTATTTCTAAATTCTAACTTGGAAATTTTGTCACTGTTCCATTGAGCATCATATAGTTCTAGTTTCATGAACACTCCTACAAGCAGTCCACTACACAGACTGGTTCACATTATCATTTTGATAATGAGATATGGCAACGGGAGAGATGTCGTATAACAAAATCAGTTCAAATCACATAACCCAAATTTGGTCCACAACTAGCAACTCAAGTTCAAGCCCAAAATCTAAAGACCCCAAAATTTTGAACTAAAAGTGCaaacaagaagagaaaattgtAACCCCAAGactaattttcattttctccctACCATTTCTTAACAAGATCCAGTAGTAACTTTACAGAAAGAAATCACCTGAAGAACAAAGAACATACAGGGTCCAGAGCATTGGGCTCAAAGCCATAATCAGCGGCCAAAGAGTAAAAGTACAGACTTTGACACTTGTTCAAATCTGAACTTGAGGGTCGAGGTCTTTTAAGAGTcattatatatagttatttttTCCCGTGTCTATATATTGAGaggaaaacaaatttgaactTGTCTTAACCACTTGGGTTACAAGccttttgaatatatattgtttCTCACATTACTTATTTCCCCAAATCACAATTTGGCACAtttgtaaaataattttatcaacaacacaaagaaaaatatttgcaaACCTATCAAACTGAATTTGGCaggaaaataggaggaaaatTCCCACCACAAAAGCTTGAAATACTTAGCCAAATAATTGGTAAGCAGAACAATGGCCATGTTGCATTACTTTCCAAAATGCCTATAGACCATTTACTATTCAAAACCAGATATTAAGaaactgaaaaggaaaatgcagGGGCAGTATATCTCAGTAGCATACTAGCAAATCATGTTAATGAATCACAAAACTGCAACTCAATCAGTTTAATCAGCTAGTTTCCCTCCAGCATTCGTGGGTAAAGAGAAATCTCATATACCTGTATTGCATCATGTATGCTGCTGCCACTGGTTTGACTCAAAAGGAAGCGGTGCGGGTGAGCCTTGGCTTGGCTATCTTCTTGTCCTCTTCAAGAGAGATTACTGAAAGATTGGCTGGGTTCTTGATCGTCAGTTTAGCTACCAGATATCCTGAGATGCTCCAGGTCTGGTACTTCCTCGCTTGCTTCCCGATAAATCTCCCTGCCTTGCCGTCATAGTATTCTGGCCACCCGTCTTTTGAGAGCCACTGCTCCACCTGTTCAACTGCTCTCTTAGCAGTCTGAGGCCTCCCCGTATGCTGCAGTAAGCTACCACAGCAGTGCTACAAGACAGATGCAACAACATTAACCAATTGTTTCAGAACAAACACATAAGTCAGAATTCTGCGAACAAGGATCAAAATATCATGAATAGAACAACCATTTGGCACGCTTTCCCAAATTACAATCAGAAATGTATCccacaatatttatataccAGAAGATTTCGATTGGAAAAGTGGTTACAATCAGCAAATAAATacgtttaaaataaaaaaaactatatcaTACCACAAACTGACTGCAATTCCATATTATGCTTCCAATTGGTTGCCTTTCTATGCACTCTTCTTTCACTCCAATTTCGATTTAATTCCAACTATCACTTCTGTGCAACCTTACAGAGAGAGGGTTGTTTTCCTTAGGGACGAGGGGCAGCTTTGGGGAGGTGGGGTTGCAGTGGATTATTTTTTacgttttttaaatttataaataaataaatatatatatatatatatatatatatttgccaTAATATTATAGGTTttgcttgaattaataatgAATGGATATTTTAGGAATTATGGTGGGTGTGGAAAGATAGGAttgtatttttccaaatttatatGATGGGGGTGAAAAGATAAGGTGGGTGGGGAAATAGAACAGATGGGTGGAAATAGTAGCACTCCGCAATCTACGTCATGGTGCCATTCAATTCTCCAAAATCTTTCCCgaacaaaaagtcaattttaagcctattaaaatattctcgGGGTAAATTTGTCCTTTActtgaataatttaataatttaataattactTTGGATCAAGTTATTACATCCATTATCTTTAATTATCTGAGTTTAATCATCTTCTGAATTTTGGGTTGATGAATTGTTTATTCTGTTTGATGGGTTATTTACGCATGGGAAAAGAGATCATCCCAGTTTagttttacaattttatttaactGTCATCAGTATTGCAAATTAAAACAGATGGACAAAAAGCAATCACACAGAGCTGATATGTTTTGTGTCAAAGGAGTATATTACTTCTGAATctgaagagaaaataaatatatatatctctctttCATATACAAGTATGTTTGTTTGATCTCTACAAAATTGGATGCCTGTTTTACTGCATGATGATTTTCATGCCTAATGGTTGAATATGTTGAGAAGAGAGACTCTGGCTTTGATCAAGCGCCTAAACAAGCACTATTCCTTCTTCAATGTCTTGAATGTTTGCCTCCAATTCTTGGAGCAAATTTTGCAGATTCTCGGCTTGCGCTgcacaaccagatttgcttgACTTGTGACTGATAAGGGAGTGCAATGCAGCATCCACCTTCTCAAGTTCATTCGTATCGGCAGCTTCCTCACCCTCACAAGCTACTCTTTTTGGCTGCACCAGCTTGGAAACTAATGACCAAGAGCTTGATTTTGATCTCAAATTTGAACCAGCTATGAAGGACACCAAGGCTTCAAACACAGCGCCGGTGACTGCATCTAACTCTTTCAACATGTTGACAACTGCTGGAGTCTCATGGTTCTTGTCTTTGCACTTACTTTCCTTGACCTTTAAGGCCTTGTTCATTGACTTCTTGACATCCTTCCTAGAGGCAAGGAATTTCCTAACCTCACTCATGAAGCTCATGTCACCTCCTCGTCTTCTGCGCATGATTGATTGAAGTTCATGTGTGCATTCCTTTGTTTGTAAAAGGGCGTCCTTAATGATGCCACACACATCCAGGAGCCTCAAAGATCCATCTAGTAGTTCATTGATCCCTTTGTCTCCACACTCCTGGGCTAAGGCTTGTTGACTGAATGGCAAGAGAAGAAACTTCTCAACACACTCATGCAAATCTTGAAGGCCACTGAGTTTGTGGCTtatggatgatgatgatgaagaggcGGTTTCTGATGCCTTTAATCTGCACAACTTCTCATCAAATTCTGAAACGAAAGGATGTGATGTTGAAGGCAAGCTGTTTGAGCGAGCATGGAAGGaagccattttcttttttaatgggaaagagagaggcCTTGTGCTTTGCAGTTGAATGTTCAATTGGGTGTTTCAGTTTGCTTTCCTTCCCTTTGGCATCTGCTCAATATATATTACATGGTTAGGGAGACAATAGGAACTCATCCTCTTCACAGCTGAATGAGTCGCAACGTGATTTGGATCTGGATCCAAAAACTATATCAGCGATGTTTATGCATTGTCTCCCAACACTGGATCAGCAACCCATCACCAAccatattttatttctaataTAGCATGATTATCTTCAATTAGGTAACAATATTATGTAATGCATTGCAcaattaaacataaaatatgTAGAACACGAGTGGTATTGTACCATCTTTCTATATGTAAAAGAAAGATAATAGCTCTTCTATCCAGCATTCCAGCTCTTCATGCCTGCCTCTGTGGGGACGAGTTCTGTTAATTCAATGTCTCGATTATCATGTAacacaatattttattttagtttattaAAATCATGTGGTTTCATTGTCTATGTCAGAATCATTCATCATCTTCCAATTCCCACCAACTAGTTATTATATCAGAATCAGATGCATGCATAtgcattttctgtttttttttttctcttgatgAAATGCATTTTCCTTTGCTTTATGTTCTGTATGTCTTACAACGCATTCCAGACAACCACCTTACATGCATTAACAAGTTGGTCATCAGGCATACCATGATTGTTTGGCCAGACAACTTAATTTGCAGGTATTGGAGGTGCTTGGTGTTTCCATTTCAACGACAATGACGAAGATGATCTATAAAATAAGCGAAACTTGGCAATCACCCAGCAACTCAATCAGTTGGGCATCCATATCTGtcacaaaaaattcattaaaactAAGAATACGGTGAGAAATTAAGGTTATGGCAGCTTCCTGtatgacacaaagtcaatgCCATTCGTGTATCTCTATGTAACACAGAATGTGGCGTCACAAACATTAAATGACATAGGTGCTGAGTTGGGGAGTTGGGGAGTTGAAAGGTAGGGAACAGGGCAGGGACATTGTTGAGATAAACATATTCAAATCACAAAGATCCAAAGCCATTCATTGTTATATGAATAGGATGAGATTCTTCATGTTTCCTAACAATCCACAGTATATTTGAATAGTCAGTCATCATCCTCTTGTATATATTAAGCAGATGCCCATGGAGGAAGATAAACCGCTAGATGAACTTGTACAATAATTCACTGCAAAACTTTCTTCTCtaaacagaaaaaaatgaCTGCCACAAAATGCAATTGCCATGCTCGCTCAAACAGCGTTCCCTCAACAACGCACCCTCTCATTTCAGAATTTGATGAGCAGTTGTGCAGATTGAGGACTTCTGGAACTGCCTCTTCATCCTCTACATCAGTAAACCAATGCCTAAATGGCCTTAAGGATTTGTATGATTGTGCAGATGAGCTGCTTTTGTGACCACTCACTCGACAAGCCTTAGCTCAAGAGGAGAACGATGAGCTATTGGATGGATCTCTTAGGCTATTGGATGTATGTAGTGTCGCCAAGGATACCTTGCTCCAAACCAAAGAATGCACGATAGAAATTTTATCAATCATCCGCAGAAGACGGGGAGGAAAAACTGAGCTTGCAAGTGAGGTTAAGAAATTCTTGATAATCAGGAAGGTGATGAAAAAAGCTGTCTGCAAGGCCTTAGGAAATTTGAAGGGTGTTTCTCCCTTCAGTAAGGAGCATGAGGCTGTGGCTATGGTTAGCATGTTGAAAGAGATGGAAGCAGTTACTCAGACTGTGTTTGactccatattttcttttatctcgGGTCCAAAGACACAATCAAAGCCAAGTGGGTTGCAATTAGTCTCAAACTTGATGCGCCATAAAAGAGTAGCAGCatgtaaagaagaagaagaagaagaagaagaagaaacagatgcaaatgaatttgcaATGGTGGATGCAGCATTGCACTCAATTGTTGGTCACAAGACAAAAGAATCTGATAACATTATTCAGAATGCACAAACCCAACTGCAAAATTTAGAGTTGTGCATACAAGATCTAGAAGAGTCACTTGAACACTTTTCAAGGCGTTTGATCAAAGCAGACTTTCCCTGCTCAACATCCTCAACCACTAGATTAGGATATTTAGATAGTACTGGATGATTcatccaaaattgttttggcTCATACTTGTACATTAATGAGATATACACGTACAATATACTTTCTCGGATAATTAATCAACACTTTTCTTTCCACAATTTACTTCAATTacaggtttttttattttataaaacttaATAACATCAAAACCTGTAGCATTTGCTGGTAAAACTCACAAGTTTCCCAAACAGGGTAAACGGAATTTGAATCTATCCTTGTCTAATAATCTCCAGGAAAATACTCAAAAACAGATAACCAATCCCTGGGGCTAATTAATTTATGACACTCACATGGCAAACTCAGATATCACACCCGATAACAATAATTGTGCTGGTTTTCGTGGTGTTCGGGGAACAGTCCAGTTCTTCAAGTCCGCTACGTATACAAAGCATTTTTCTACAATATGGAAACACAATGCATGGTCATAAATTAATGGATATTGCAGATCTTGCCTGCTCGTAGAGCAACAATCATATGAAATTAAGATGAATTAACTAATCACTTACATTAATCATAATCAGCATAATAGAGTTTGTAGCATATGAGAAGGATGGCTAGGATGCATGGTTTTTGCCTCACCACATGTTATTAGACAGAGAGTCAATGCTGCTCGTGCAAtcacatataaaatatatatatttattatttatgtccAATTGTTAATAGGGATTTTGAGCAGACCTTGAGATTTTATATGCAAAATGAATCAGCTCATGAGTTGTTGTGCTGGTGTGGGAAGAGACATTGTATAAACATTGCCTAGGGAAAATATATATCCAAATCGAAATCATGTTACTGCTGGCTGGTGATTGCAGTGGACGCGATACCATGTCCTGTCCCCTTCCTCGACCAACACTATATATTAAGCAGATGCATATGGAAATGAATACATCAATCTCAACTGTGCATTAACTACAAGGTCTTCTCTTCTATCCTCTCACAACACACAAACAAGAAATGGCTTTCCACACTCGCTCTAACAGCTTCCCCTCTAGGTCACACCCAGTCCTTCAAGAAGTTGATGAACTCTTGTGCAGATTGAGATCTTCTGAGGCCACCTCtgcatcttcatcttcaataaGCCACAAACTAAGTGGCCTCCAAGACTTGCACGATTGTGTTGATAGGTTGCTTCAGTTGCCCCTCAGTCAGCAAGCCTTAGCACAAGAGCAGAATGAGAAATGGGCTAATGAGCTACTAGATGGCTCTCTCAGACTCTTGGATGTTTCTAGCAGTGCCAAGGATGCCATCTTGCAAACTAAGGAATGCGTACAGGATCTTCAATCGATCATAAGAAGGAGAGGAGGTGAAACTGGTCTCACAAGTGAGGTTAGGAAATACTTAACCTCTAGGAAGATGGTGAAAAAGGCTATCCAAAAGGCTATGAAGAATCTCAAGGGAACCGAAAACAGATCCACATTTTCTTCCCTTAACAAGGACGATGAGACATTTTCCGTTGTTAGCAAGTTGAGAGAAGTTGAAGCAATCACCCTCGCAGTGTTTGAGTCACTTCTTTCCTTCATAtccaggccaaaatcacagcCCAGTAGCTGGTCACTAGTCTCCAAGATGATGCAGTCAAAGAAAGTGGCTTGTGAGGAAGCAACagaaataaatgaatttgcaGAGGTGGATGCTGCATTGAACTCACTCATTAGACACAAGGCAAGCAAGCCTAGTGCTGATGATGCCCACAATCAACTTGACCAACTGGAGTCATGCATTCAAGACCAAGAACAAGGACTTGAGTGCCTATTTAGGCAAATGATCAAAGCAAGAGTCTCCCTCCTCAACATCCTAAACCACTAGACGTATATTagcttttttaatttttgtacaTGAAAGACATACATGTGTATACAAATATCTGATATCAAATTCATATACATAATGATATACTTTTTCCCTTGAATTGCCATttatcttttctcttttttcaaaCGTGTTCCTTTCCGAAGCTCGTATGGTTAATTAATGCAAGTACTGAAGATAACTTCCTACTCAGTCTTAAAAACTAATTCACAAAAgaacttctttttctccaattacaatttgaaaaagaattaaCTGCAATTTCTCAATCTTACACAAGGCTGAGTGGTATTTCACAGGAGTTATAACAATGTATGATTGAGGTCACATGGGATATTTGTGCAAATTATACCAAATGTCAAGGCTGTCAAGATTCTGTTTGTCTCACTCTCAAGTAAGATAATCAATAATCAACAGTTGATTACATTCAAAGGAGGACTTGATCCTCACATAAACACATGCTTGCTGAATTCAATTTTGGTTACAGAAACATCCTCTGATCTCAAATTAATACAATTTTGGTTAAATTGCGCTTGAAATAGCATTCAATTTGGTGCCGATCCTAATCCTGAATTCATTCACTATTTACTGAAACTTTATTGCACTATTTGCGTTGTAAATGTTCTAATTGTCATGCCATCCAAGGCGTCAATTAAGGCAGAAAACATCTTCCTAAGAGAAGAGTTCAAAGATTTGAACAAACAGAGACCAAGcttaagaaaaattacaaagaataaaacaaaaattaaacagCTATAATGTGAGTGTTCAAAGCAAGCACTGAGATCATATGGGATATATTACAAGAAACCATCTTCCTAACAGATAGATAGAGAccaagattttttaaaaaaaattacaaagaaattttttttttaataaacagTTGGTACTGAAACCATTAAAAGAACGCCCAGTAACTTATTTGGCACGGTATAAAGTatttaaaatacaagaaagaaaTACCATTCAGGCAATATTTTAGAAAGTGAGTGTTCAACCCGAAAGAAATTTGTACTCGGTGGAAATGTTATTAATGCAAAATTTTCATCCTTGACGTTTGATACCCTCAACAAATTAACAGGACTCTCTAAACTTATGATTGAGGTCACATGGGATTTTTGCAAGCAAATTATCAAATATCTCAAGGGAGCCTCCTCTAATATTGGACTTGCGCGTACAAGATCTAGAAGAGTGTTACTTGAACACCTTTCAAGGCGTTTGATGAAAACCAGAGTTTCCCTTCTCAACCACTAgagtagaaagaaaaaacaaaaactcaactaGTACTGGATGATTCATCCAAAAGTATTTTTGCGCAATACTTGTACATGAAGATAGTCAGTAATCAACAACGAATTGCATTCAAGGGAGGATTTGACTCTCGCATTCTTGAAGCAGTGAACATAAAACATCATGATATAGTTTTATTCCTTTTCTCCTTCTATCCTGAAAAAACAGTAAATCCCACATTGAAAAAACATAATGCTTGTTAAGTACTTAATATAGTTAACTCCTAAAACATAGTTTGCCGAGCCTAGTAACGTGGGCTTGTAACCCAGTGTGGGGGCATTAAAGGTGGAATGTGGAAAGTTCTTGTTAAGACACGGACAACTTACGGCCCAATATGTTCTCGGTTAGTGCCTTAGATACACAAGTCTAGGCTCGCCGTATGTTTCCAGAAGGACTACATTGGGCTCCTATAGGCTCTTTAGGCTGCCCGGTTGACGTCTTTGCCCACGATGGCATAAGGATGTTGGCTTATCAGAGCAGCAGTGGTGAACACGACGGCATGCAGAGCTATCCGAACTTATTGGGCCGAAGAGGTCCGCCGCTCTTGACCAGACCGCCACCTTTTTAGCCaattcctctttttttctttttcaagttttatttttgaattgaattttctgttttaatcatttttatttatttaatttcctTTAGAAATACCACAGCGCTGCAAACATCCAAGATACCCTCAACAAATTCACAGGACTCTCTGAACTTATGATTGAGGTCACCTTCTCAACATCCTCAACCACTAGATTAGAAAATTCAACTAGCACCGGATGATTCATCCAAAAGTATGTTGAAAACCAGATTTTCAAGGCGTTTGATGATTCATCCAAAAGTATTTTGGCTCATACTTGCACATGAATGAGATATACATTTGTTATATACTTTCTCAGATACTCAATCAAATACTCTTAGAGCAGTGTTTAAACACTTAATTGGGGGCTTTCATGTCTAATTATATCCAGGGAAACAATCAAAAACAGATTAACATTAACAAATCAATGGGACtaattagttaattattaCTCCAATGGTAGACTCAGATCTCACACCCAGTA
Proteins encoded:
- the LOC117638580 gene encoding uncharacterized protein LOC117638580, whose product is MAFHTRSNSFPSRSHPVLQEVDELLCRLRSSEATSASSSSISHKLSGLQDLHDCVDRLLQLPLSQQALAQEQNEKWANELLDGSLRLLDVSSSAKDAILQTKECVQDLQSIIRRRGGETGLTSEVRKYLTSRKMVKKAIQKAMKNLKGTENRSTFSSLNKDDETFSVVSKLREVEAITLAVFESLLSFISRPKSQPSSWSLVSKMMQSKKVACEEATEINEFAEVDAALNSLIRHKASKPSADDAHNQLDQLESCIQDQEQGLECLFRQMIKARVSLLNILNH